Proteins from one Hoplias malabaricus isolate fHopMal1 chromosome 2, fHopMal1.hap1, whole genome shotgun sequence genomic window:
- the LOC136687561 gene encoding uncharacterized protein has protein sequence MKWKNLLWCFSVLCISSRVSTIPTLHKIEDLKSTEFGREYPRHGLLVLHWLASQISIDETEDILLHFKPSRQDYGFQRDTNPQIVEKVTLSHDSLGREFYSIGSLSLEEVRTKLPSYVTQDYYNSLENPNRDIDRIVVRMQRSSPMRVDKVYITQREGKDYDLNKTYEISPKLLREIQVLQKPLNMFLVLLSGMYDNLNSTSTELDDPRLRLNKDLLTHRKIVEKHLKTIFEQPDLRWLLSLAGYNTDARYKVHKETWHCSTDEKVQHVNLNPETACEGTKPVKIEVRSTSNGYARLTWNNIPENILKQSPTIVLFGSDTSGVLDTFVSLEDQSSGSADTFVALNHGLQPRLVTFDFKTDHGFIGLSYSVFLRGPQFDAANRVLPTEISGYNASLQLYTTDGYACVRLYIKKSFNNWKDEFQASWVGFYAKEQDDDRDYQHYQWVSMFEKVGDKDDTKEYLIYQYVSSISIGPGVQARFLFSQQTVRYRFLLRWYSPTVKARTVPWESQITQ, from the coding sequence ATGAAGTGGAAGAACCTCCTCTGGTGCTTCTCTGTGCTGTGTATCAGTTCCAGGGTTTCCACCATTCCAACCTTACACAAGATTGAAGATCTAAAAAGCACAGAATTTGGACGGGAGTATCCTCGCCACGGTCTTCTGGTGCTGCACTGGTTGGCCAGTCAAATCTCTATCGACGAAACAGAAGACATCCTGCTTCATTTCAAACCTTCTCGGCAAGATTATGGCTTTCAGCGTGATACGAATCCACAAATTGTAGAGAAAGTGACTCTTTCACATGACTCACTGGGCAGAGAGTTCTACTCAATAGGCAGTCTCAGTTTGGAGGAAGTTCGAACCAAGCTTCCTTCATATGTGACTCAAGACTATTACAATTCCCTTGAGAATCCCAACAGGGATATTGATCGGATTGTTGTTCGTATGCAAAGAAGTAGTCCAATGAGAGTGGACAAAGTGTACATTACTCAAAGAGAAGGGAAGGACTATGACCTAAATAAAACCTATGAGATAAGTCCTAAGCTTCTGAGGGAGATTCAAGTTCTTCAGAAGCCTCTTAATATGTTTCTTGTTCTACTGTCAGGCATGTATGACAATCTGAATTCTACTAGTACAGAGTTAGATGATCCCAGACTTCGACTCAACAAAGACCTTTTGACTCACAGGAAAATTGTTGAAAAACATCTCAAGACCATCTTTGAACAACCAGATCTGAGGTGGCTTCTGAGTCTAGCAGGATACAACACAGATGCCAGGTACAAAGTCCATAAGGAAACATGGCACTGCTCAACAGATGAAAAAGTCCAACATGTCAATCTGAATCCTGAGACGGCATGTGAAGGCACCAAGCCAGTGAAGATTGAGGTGAGGTCAACATCAAACGGCTATGCAAGGCTCACATGGAACAATATCCCTGAGAACATCCTGAAACAGAGTCCTACTATTGTGCTTTTTGGGAGTGACACCTCTGGAGTCCTTGACACTTTTGTATCTCTTGAAGACCAATCCTCGGGGTCTGCAGATACATTTGTGGCACTTAACCATGGACTTCAGCCACGCCTTGTAACATTTGACTTCAAGACCGATCATGGCTTCATCGGGCTTAGTTACTCCGTATTTCTGAGAGGGCCCCAGTTTGATGCAGCTAACAGGGTCCTTCCTACTGAGATCAGTGGCTATAATGCCAGTCTCCAACTCTACACCACAGATGGGTATGCTTGCGTTCGCCTTTACATCAAGAAGTCCTTCAATAATTGGAAAGACGAGTTCCAGGCATCATGGGTTGGATTCTATGCCAAGGAACAAGATGATGACAGAGATTATCAACACTATCAGTGGGTCTCCATGTTTGAAAAGGTGGGCGATAAAGACGACACCAAAGAGTATCTGATCTATCAGTATGTGTCCTCCATCAGCATTGGACCTGGAGTTCAAGCTCGCTTCCTGTTTTCCCAACAGACTGTCCGATATCGTTTCCTCCTCCGCTGGTATTCTCCAACTGTGAAAGCACGCACGGTTCCTTGGGAAAGCCAGATTACCCAATGA